The DNA region GCCGGAGCCTACGCCTGTGTCCGGTTCTTGCACTTCGGTCGCGGCCATGCGGGAGACCTGGGCGTGATCGCCATCGCCTCCTGCGTATGGGCGTTCCTCTGCTGGATTACCCTCAACGTGACGGGCTCCACGCTGCCCAGCCAGCTCCGCTCTCGCCGCGCCTGATTCTTCGCGCTGACTTCATGGACGGTTATAGTAGCCATCATGCACCTCCGTGCCGCCGTCGTCGCCGTTCTCTGCCTCCCCGCTGCTCTGGTCTATGCCCTTCCCGCTGCTCTGGTCTATGCCCTTCCCGCTGCGCGAGCCTACGCTCAGAACGCGCCTATACCCGCATCGCCGATCCCGACCATCAGCACGCAGTCCACGCTGGTCCTCGTCCCTACGCTGGTGAAGACTAAAAAGGGCGACCTCGTCTTCACGCTTACCGCCAACGACTTCACCATCACCGACAACAATGTCGAACAGAAGGTCCATCTCGAAGAGGACACGGGCGACCAGCCCCTGGCGCTGGTTGTCGCGATTGAGACCGGAGGCGGCGGAGCGAGTCAGTTCGACAAATACCGCAAGCTGGCGACCATGATCGAATCGATCGTAGGGCAGGTTCCCCGTCGCGTCGCCGTCGTCACCTTCGACAGCGAGCCTCAGTTATTCCAGGACTTCACACCGAACCTCGCGCTGATGGAAGATGCCATTCAGAACCTCGACGCCGGAGACAGTGGGGCCGCCACTCTCGACGCTGTCGCGTACTCCGTCGATCTATTGCGCAAGCAGCCTCCTCAGTATCGCCGCGCCATTCTGCTCATCAGCGAAACCGTCGATCATGGCAGCAAGGTCAGGCTCGACGATGCTCTCCGCGCCGTCAGCGACACCAACACCTCTATCTACAGCGTGGCCTTTTCCTCCTCGCGAAGCGCCGTCGGGCATGAGGCCTCGAAGCTCAACGACCCAACCCCGGGCCCGGAGCACGGCTGTTTCTCGCACGATCCTAAGACCGATCCCACGGTCAG from Edaphobacter paludis includes:
- a CDS encoding VWA domain-containing protein; protein product: MHLRAAVVAVLCLPAALVYALPAALVYALPAARAYAQNAPIPASPIPTISTQSTLVLVPTLVKTKKGDLVFTLTANDFTITDNNVEQKVHLEEDTGDQPLALVVAIETGGGGASQFDKYRKLATMIESIVGQVPRRVAVVTFDSEPQLFQDFTPNLALMEDAIQNLDAGDSGAATLDAVAYSVDLLRKQPPQYRRAILLISETVDHGSKVRLDDALRAVSDTNTSIYSVAFSSSRSAVGHEASKLNDPTPGPEHGCFSHDPKTDPTVRDDGSKGVPEESRSTQYYDCLAELLPPLRLAKMAAILGMNGLRKNAPETVAKLTGGEYFHFSSERDLERGLATISNHVPNRYVLSFQPQSPQPGLHAIAVTMKDHPDLVITARSSYWAGDATTTQPQP